The sequence TGTCCACCGCacatttttccaagtatcgaggactaatatttgttatttaaaaagtaaagaagtctaaaaattatttaaatggtcaattatattttgcggtaatgattttatttaacgatttcacatattgtttatacgaaacatcaaattataagtatatattaaaagcataagaaaatatagataaaattaaaaacattaaagataactaaagataaataacatgACGTGAAcgtgaagttaaaaattcataatgtattttaatattcttttacaatgtggtatcgttcgattataattttatttagtcataactgatagcgtaattttttaattaattttaacaccactaagttgatgtattttattatatactgtactttataaaagcagaaaaagtggcgcaattaattgggaacaattccaggtaaacaataactgataataaaaaaaaagaaaacgcgttgCAAAAGTCAGAAAGGGAGATCCCGTTCCGTTACGCAGCAATGTACTTTACAGAGGGGAGATCTCCTtattcggttggctaagtgttcaGTTACCCTTCTTTATCAATTCTGTcagctattttatattttctcatttttactaaaaatatctGCAATATTTGAAAACTATTACTCCTTCAACTGTTTTTCATTCCATTGGCATAATCCAATGATCAAAATTGTTTTTTCTTATTACGAGTTACAAGTCTTCCTACTTGTCCCTTCTTCGATTCTTCTTTCATAAACGAGATTAAATCACAAACAACATCGTGCTCAAGAGACAGTACCCCTAACACTCTCCCTTTTGCGACCGCTTTTCACTTTGGCTGTATTTCTCGTTTTcgcatatatttcttttattctttttaccaAATCTTTCTtaattcttttcctttcattATTATCTACAATTGTTCCCTAAACACGTTATTAAATGCAGATTTTAAATGGATAAAGATAGCAAaagcttcttctctttttagATAATTCCTTCTGTCACGTGATTCATGCTTTTTTCCTCCCGAAGTCGGCTTGCGCGTCGCCTCTGATAGAAGGCTCTGGAATACAATCCATTTCTTCAGTCTCTTTGTTTACAATAACGAAAATACGAGATTTGtagaaatattctttcttataTACTTTGCATAGCAAGtagaatttattagaattatcaataaatttcttttatcatgTAATTTGATCAAATtacattatcattttattttgcttttactTTCACATTTTTGTATTACATAactatgtaattttttattaatagttCATGTGTAATCAAATTCTACTTAAGAATTTTACTGATAATAGTCATGATAATAATGTAAAGGTGTTTGTAAATATATGATTAACAAGAAAGTGTAATTCAAATTGCATTTTTCCAGAAAATCTGTTTTCtttaagaaaattgtattttaaccGTTTTAGCGCTACGCGCTGTTCACGTACTGTGGTGAACTGTGTCGCGATGTTTAGTCACGATCGTCAATTCGAAGCGCTATCGCGCTGCATGGCACAATCTGATACAGATTCTTAAAAACCCTTGGCACTAAAAcggttaatatgtaatatatccTTATTTTGTATCTAATGTTTCTCATTGTATTGTATTCAAATGACATGTTTATGTATCATAATAAATTgacatgtataaataaattttatgtttgtcaatatttattacgcattaaaatacaaattctcttccattttcaacgaaatataaatttttatatttaaatataaatgttttatttgttattagaaaGCTGATTAAATTATAGAGTTCATAAATATAAGTAGTTGTTATGGCGACAATTTTCCAAACACTTAAGTTCAAGTACAGTGTCTGCACAAAATTAAAGTACACATACAATATGCAACCACTAAAGATAATTGTTATAGGACCTATTAGGGTAATATTTCGGTTGTATAATCTTTATGTGATTACTGTTTTATTATACACGAATTTATTGCATTGGTTGTTTCACATACTATATGTAAAAGTAGTGTTAAATAGAATTTGTAAtcaatatgtatatctataatgtatacaaaaatacaaattgagttaattctaaaatttcaattatttaaaaaatattttttagagtGGTAAAACAACGATATCTAATTTTCTTGCCGATGCTACGGAAATACCCTATGATTATCATCCAACTAAAGGTGTTCGAATATTAGAATTCGAAGTACAAAACATAAATGTGAATAATAAGCACATCGCAAAAGATGTTGAATTATGGGACTGTAGTGGAgattataagtatatataaacagtactttatttatttaaaaaataatataatatatatgatgtgctgtaaaaatatttcagatttgAAAGTTGTTGGCCAGCTATAAGAAAAGATGTGCATGGTGTTATACTTGTATATAATGAAAAATCAAATGAATGTTTGAAAGAAATTCAACAActatatgattattttattgatcaaacaaaattagatccaGATAGATGTGCAATTTTCTGTTATGACCCAGAAAAAAGAAATccagaaatatcaaaaattatttgtGAGTACCTATGacttataatattaataatcataatattcacaaaaaattatatatttttattttattataattttttattttatataaacagcTTCAACATTTATGAAAGTATCCCATGTTAAATGTAATATAGAAAGTGGTGGAAGTAAGTTAAAAGCAGATTTTGCATCATTCATAAGTACAATACTTAATAAAATGCATCATTATACAAATCAaggagataaaaatattttaaatgaaaacatattgtttgcaaaataatattattcaatattatatggcataataaatttttatcatcTGTTTTTAGGaattatattcaaaaatttatttttaacatgaacattttattgcaagaaaatcaattattatctttttacaaaatatttatgtaccTTCACATTTCGTGCATTATAATTATAGTATACTTAcacgtaaatattatatattgtttataaaagtatagatttattatataacattattttgtTTGCGCGATATGTACacattgtaataatataattaaatatacttcCTCTccccaaatttttatttcttaaaactAATCTTATTCTctcatacaaatattttttatgattaaAGACATATTAATGATTTCAATTAATATGGGAAAAACTATGTTTCAAATTTACtcaaatataatttagaattagCACAACTTattaagaattatattttatacaaacaaaTAATAAGGACTTTAATAGATATTTGTGATTTTATACTAACATAATTTCTGTTAACTTTTTGCTTGATTGGTTAAAAATGTCATTGATTCGTTCCATGCCCTCTGCACTTGTTCTTCGGTAATGTTATGACTCCATAAACTACATATTACAACATTTGCTTCTTTGATTTGTTCTACATTACTTGGTTGAGCTTGAATTCTTACTTTTGCATCAGCTTCGGTTAATCCATTTCTTTCTACTATTCGTCGTATAGCCTATGAATAGAAGAACAAAGAAGTTCTAAATTTGATTAACAAAAGGTACTCTAACATGAAATAttaatctataaaatttaatctatAAATTAAAAGTTCACCTCTTCTTGTGGAATAATGCATGTCCAGATTTCATGACATTCATGTTGCCATTTAGCTTGAATTAAAACAGCAGCTTCCATTACAATTACATCAAATCCTTTTGTGTTGAAAtcatatatttgtttctttgctTCTTCTAAAATTATGGGCCAAACAATCTTATTTAGCTTGCTTAATTGAGTCtataaatagatttatatttttaaatataagccCAAAAATATCGATATTAGGTACTagtaataatatgaaataaataaaaacttacTTGATCATTAAATACTATATTTCCAAGTGCTCTTCTGTCAATAGATCCATCAGGTTTCAAAATAGTGGGACCAAAATTTTCAACTATCATATCAAAACACTTTTTACCAGGTAAATATAAATCATGTGCTATTTTATCACAATTGACAAGTGCGGCACCCAATTTTTGTAGTTTCTCAGCTACAGATGATTTTCCACTTGCTATACCACCAGTCAGGCCAATAATATAAGGTTTTAAAGGCTTATTCCCTATTTCCTAAAAAGTTAATACGATTAAAATCTTTGTATAATACAATTTAGTATAATACATACAGGAGCTTTAAGTTTCGTTCCCAATAATCGTATTCTTTGATTACTAGAACTGACTTTACTTTCTTCATGTTTTTTATGATTCtcatcatttattaatttcacaaCATGAATGTctaatttgtttaaattatttttctcacgCATTTCATTCACTTTATCTCCACCACGTTTTGTTTCTTCGCTAACTACTAACATCTCAAATGTTGAATCATATTTAGTTGGTCCATACATATCATTTATGGCCATAACTTCATATGTTATAGTTGGATCTATGTCTTCTAGAAAGTCTTTGAGATTTAAAATTCTTATACAGCAAGGTTCTATCAGTTCCCACAATAATTTTGctgaaaatttaattcaatacaTTAGTTAAAATATTAAGGATTGTGcaagatttaatttataaaaaaacttTTCATTTATGAGAttctgtaataatttattaatcagtaatatataaattacatttcttacaaTTTACATTTATCTGTATACTCTTACCAGACAACATATTTGTATCAGTTACACCAACTGTAAGTTTCTCTGTACAACGCAATGCAGCTTCACTTAACAATATTTTATGTCCATTATGTATTCGATCAAATGTACCACCAAGTATTACATTCTTGTAAGTTTTTTCTTCATTAACACAAGATGTTACACTATCTAACTTTCCTGATTTTAGATCATcggtaaaattaataaaactacAACCCATAGAAGTGTTTGCTAAATAATCTTGAATGAATGTGTCAGCTTCTCTTTTACTACAAGCTTTATCAAAAATAACTATTTCCACAGGTTTTTTAGTATTTATTACTGATATATTAGGATTTTTCATACTTGTAAGTAACACTCGAACATCAAGTGGAGAAAATATAGTAGATGTATTGATATAAATATCGGTAACGATTTGAGCGTAACGACTTATTCGCCACTGAGGATTTGTAATCATTTGATTACCAGAGAGAAATATATTCTTTTCTGGAAAATATTGGATATATAAAGTTTTTAATACGTGTTTTTTTATCATCGGTAATAATTTCATCACTTTTGTAGGATTTGTTAAAACTAATAAACCGGTATTTGCCATCATGTAACAGAATTTCTAAAACTTTAACCTTATCTTTTGATGATATCTTATTTAAAATGTAACGTATATTGTCTGAGCATGGGCTATGCTCATTGTCGGGCATGAGCTATGCTCATGcgtgttttattatattaaacttTTGCATATCGACTACTtgtaacatattaaaaaattctcttaTCATCAAGAATATAACTGCGTTATGGTATTCGTTGTCTTCACATAGTTGCCACGCATatacacgtaatagtatataaagtattagtatatacaCCTAATTACAAATGGTCAAACCTGTTACTAtcagtttttttaattttgtcgttcaatttttagtttattattgggtttgttacaaataataatagtacatatttataatttttgaaaGTAATAAGAATTTCTAGTGAAAAAAcattaagtaattaattaacattaacaaatattaatcaaaatattgcattttttattcataacctatattttaacttatatttgtaatttatatcatatcatatcataacttacattttatatatcatatacataaatgaataaaaataatgattaatatatatatatatacataatatttaattacatttataattccTTCATATTGGTGGTGTAGAAAAACAACGCAAGGACTTGTGTGAGGAGAGTTTGTGATGTAAAATTAACCATTGTACTAATTTTATGTGATTATTATTAAATGCCATTTCTAATAAGTTATTGTACCATTTGTCTTCAAAGCCAAATCCACATCctataaaagtagaaaatattatgtttaaaataccAAATATGTTGCTAAAATAAATTAAGTTTTCATAATAACTAACCAGTTTTTGCAATCATTTCAAGACAAGAAAAGTCATCGTCCACTGGatgattaagaaaataataaatagctATACATAAAGCATTCTCTCCTGTTGTTGTGACAAGGAAAGGATCAGCACCTATATGCAAATTTAGAAATGAAAGAGACCtacatgtattataatatttaattatatcatgtataattttgtgtaataaatatatataattatgtgtaattttattttgtgttattgttctattttatacATACCCTTTGCTAACATAAAAGCAATTAAACATTTATGACCTTGGAAACAGACACGGTGGAAAGGTGTTAAACCATAAGGTAGAGATTTTACATTTACCAATTGTGGACAATTTACTATTATATCAATGCATTTTAAAgcataaaatttttcataacatttctaagaaataatacatataattgtatatattttataaatatgacgcatcataaaataaagttaataaTAAGAACTGAATAAATaagtttagaaatatttttaacacagaattttatatctaatattttatagtataattcatattatataacgatatttaataGGTAAACAATTTACATCAGTCGCATATTCCAAAGCATTTAACATTTCTTTATGACTGATAATACTTTGATGTCTGGCAATTACTTGATTATACGTGTTAAACTTTTGTAATTCTAATAAGTTGTATTTCGATTCATTCGTGATTCTTTTAGAACGATAATCTGCAATTCAAacgcaaaatttaatatattaaaaacattctTTTTACCTATAATCTATATACAGAgctgaatataatatataaaaaggtCTGaattatta comes from Bombus terrestris chromosome 7, iyBomTerr1.2, whole genome shotgun sequence and encodes:
- the LOC100643768 gene encoding intraflagellar transport protein 22 homolog isoform X2, with the translated sequence MATIFQTLKFKYSVCTKLKYTYNMQPLKIIVIGPIRSGKTTISNFLADATEIPYDYHPTKGVRILEFEVQNINVNNKHIAKDVELWDCSGDYNCWPAIRKDVHGVILVYNEKSNECLKEIQQLYDYFIDQTKLDPDRCAIFCYDPEKRNPEISKIISSTFMKVSHVKCNIESGGSKLKADFASFISTILNKMHHYTNQGDKNILNENILFAK
- the LOC100643768 gene encoding intraflagellar transport protein 22 homolog isoform X1 encodes the protein MATIFQTLKFKYSVCTKLKYTYNMQPLKIIVIGPIRSGKTTISNFLADATEIPYDYHPTKGVRILEFEVQNINVNNKHIAKDVELWDCSGDYKFESCWPAIRKDVHGVILVYNEKSNECLKEIQQLYDYFIDQTKLDPDRCAIFCYDPEKRNPEISKIISSTFMKVSHVKCNIESGGSKLKADFASFISTILNKMHHYTNQGDKNILNENILFAK
- the LOC100644021 gene encoding uncharacterized protein LOC100644021, which translates into the protein MGKCLPHVDSYLLFLFLDRTIKRGFSIRILTRNTSEIGNNLKETETMSLILKYNESFYDILLKYFTTLSEITNIFKFIATIGFIVVVSFILNYIHDYRSKRITNESKYNLLELQKFNTYNQVIARHQSIISHKEMLNALEYATDKCYEKFYALKCIDIIVNCPQLVNVKSLPYGLTPFHRVCFQGHKCLIAFMLAKGADPFLVTTTGENALCIAIYYFLNHPVDDDFSCLEMIAKTGCGFGFEDKWYNNLLEMAFNNNHIKLVQWLILHHKLSSHKSLRCFSTPPI
- the LOC100643894 gene encoding bifunctional coenzyme A synthase produces the protein MMANTGLLVLTNPTKVMKLLPMIKKHVLKTLYIQYFPEKNIFLSGNQMITNPQWRISRYAQIVTDIYINTSTIFSPLDVRVLLTSMKNPNISVINTKKPVEIVIFDKACSKREADTFIQDYLANTSMGCSFINFTDDLKSGKLDSVTSCVNEEKTYKNVILGGTFDRIHNGHKILLSEAALRCTEKLTVGVTDTNMLSAKLLWELIEPCCIRILNLKDFLEDIDPTITYEVMAINDMYGPTKYDSTFEMLVVSEETKRGGDKVNEMREKNNLNKLDIHVVKLINDENHKKHEESKVSSSNQRIRLLGTKLKAPEIGNKPLKPYIIGLTGGIASGKSSVAEKLQKLGAALVNCDKIAHDLYLPGKKCFDMIVENFGPTILKPDGSIDRRALGNIVFNDQTQLSKLNKIVWPIILEEAKKQIYDFNTKGFDVIVMEAAVLIQAKWQHECHEIWTCIIPQEEAIRRIVERNGLTEADAKVRIQAQPSNVEQIKEANVVICSLWSHNITEEQVQRAWNESMTFLTNQAKS